The Candidatus Methylomirabilota bacterium genomic interval AGCGTTCCCGGTGCAGCAGCGCTTCGACCTCCGACGGCGCTTCGTTCCAACGCTCCTTCAGCGCGGTCTCGCGGACGTGCTTCGAGACGGCCACATCGGCGGCGTCCAGCTCACTGTTGCAGACGATCTGCACCTTGGGGATCGCGGCAATCTCTTCACCGACAAGCTCGAAGATCGAACTGCGGAAGTAGCCGGCGATGCGCCTGTAGGACTTCGCCTCCTTCAGCCTCACGCTGAGGAAGGAGTGGTCGAGGCGCTGGCGACGAGAGGAGAAACGGTTCAGCGCATTCATTAACCCTTCGTCCCCTTCATAGACCGCTTCACTGTCGGTATGGACTGCTTCTTTCTAGGCTTAGCTGCCGCTGCATCGCCCGCGCCGGGAGTCCTTTGAGCCGTATGTGAGCCCTTTGGTGTGGATGAGCCCTTTGAGCCCTTTGTGAGCCCTTTCGGGTTCAGGACGTAGTGCGTACCTTTGCCAGTGCGTCCCACCTTGACGAGTACCTGCTTGCGCCTCAGTACCTCCAGGTCCCGTGTGGCTGTCGGCTTGGAGACGGAAAATGCATCCTGATACTCGGTGTTGCTTATGCGCCCGCTTCGCCGAACGAGCTGAATTACCTCCCTCTGCCGTTCATCAAGCGCCAAAGCCTCCATGACCTTCGCAGTCAGCCAATTCCGCCACAGGGTCTGTACGAACATTCCCCCGTCCTGCCGGAATTCCGGTTCTGGCAGGCCGGCCTCACGAAGAAGCGCGATCATGTCGAGCGTGCCGGTGCCGGCTTTCTCGATGTAGCGTGCGAGGAATAACGGGTCCGCTATCAAAGGATTGCGCGGGATCGAGGGGTGCGGCACGCGCAACCGCTCCATAGTCAACGGCGGCGGCAGTTCGCCTGGATTCCAGATCTCCAGCCGGTCGCTGAACAGCGAGACCTGCACGCTGGCATTGCTGGCATAGTCGCGATGCGCCACGGCATTTACGATCGCCTCCGCCACCGCCCTTTCTGGAAGTTCGTATTCGACCGGCGCCTCCGGTCCCTGGGCGCGGGTGCCAACTGTTCGTGTGATCTTCGACATGACGAAATCTGTCGCCTGGTCCACGAGATCGAACACCGTGCCCTTGTAGATCTGGTATGACGGGATCGGCTTGCGAATCTCAGTTCCGTGAAAGTGCATGCACTTCACCTCGGAGGTGAGTAGGAACCTTTGCGGTTGTCTGCCGAACAGCAGCACGGCGGCGTGTGTCGGCATTCCACCATCGAGCAGATTGAGATGCGCGAGAGCCTCCTGCGGCGGGGTATTCTCCGCGAGCGCAAATTGCCGTTCGCGGCGTGCGCGGGAGAGAAACCACCGCAGCTTCTCCTCGGACAGATCGGCGAGAGTCGATCCGGGGCAGATCGAGGCATCGAACGGCCGGGTGCGCAGCGAACCTTCGCGTTCGAGGTAGTCGACGAGGCTCGCATACAGGGCCGCGGTCAGGTCTGGAATGCTGCCGAACCGGCGTCGAATCAGTTGGTCGCCGGCCTTGCGGACCAGGGTCCGCATTTTCTTGTGGCGTACCTTGTCGTCCGTGCCTCTGACGAATATGAGCCGAGGTTTCGCGCGGAGCGTGGCGCGGTCGAACTCGCGTTCTGTGGGCGAGACACCGTCCTTGTCTTCGTGGCCGTAGTCGTTGCCGAACAAGCCGACATAGATCGCGCAGCGATCGACTTCGTCCAGATATACCTCGTCAGCCCGGCGGTCGGCGGCGGGCAGGTCCTCGAACAGGAATGCCGTGAAGTATCGTCGCAGGAGCGCGTCGCCCTCTACGAACGCCTTGACTGCACGGCGCTCCTCAGCCAGTTCCTTTTGCACGCTGCTGATAAAGATGGATGTGGTGGCCACGGGTCGATTCGCTTCCTCAGCCCAGCCGCTGGTTCTTCACCAGCTCGCGCAGCACGCGGGCGGCGCCGGCCTCTTCCGGGCGCATCGCTTCGAGCCGCCGGGCGAGGTAGTCGGCCAGATCTACCGCCAGCTCGCGCCGGGTCATGTCGCTGTAGTAGTCGGAGATGTTGAGGATGAGGTGGGCCAGCACCTCGCTGCCGTCCACGTTGTTCACCAGCTCCATCACGGCATAGAGCACGGCGCGTAGCACCGACTGGTGCAGCTCCGAGCCTTCGCTCATCTCGGCGCGGCCGAACTCAACCGCGCTCTTGAGCCGCGCCTCATTGGCCCGCTGGCTCGCCATGAGCGGCCTGAAATCGCGCACCTTGAAGGCCTTGGCGAAGTTCTGGTAGTTGTCGAGCGTCTTCGCGCCGCGAGCTTCCATGTCGAGCATCTTGAGGTAGAAGCGCTCTACGCCGCTGAGCTTGTCCCAGTGGCCTTGAGGGATGCCCTGCGGCACCAGACACTGGTTGGCTGTGGCAACTGCAAATTCGATCAGTCCGTCAACAAAAGTGGTTTCGCCCTTCACGCGCGGGCGGATCGCCTCGGCGGTCATGTCCCGGCCATCGATCACGGCGTAGCGGGTGAGTACGCGCAGCGCCGCAGCGTAGCCGGCCATCTGGATATCGGCGTCCTCGAAGACATTCTCGTCGCGGTAGAGACCCTTCGCCTGCTGGTTAAGGCCGGTCAGCGCATCCACCTGCTTCTGGACCTCTTCTTGGATTTCCCATGCAAGGTCGTCGCGAGTGGTCTTGTACGCGCCGTGGCGCTTGCGGCAGACGAGCAGGACGGTACCTTTGACGTAGCTGCCCTCGCGCAGCGCGCTGTCGGTCTCGGTGGCCACGTACCAGGCGGCGGTGACCTGCAGGCCTGAGGCCCAGACGATATTCGCCATATCGGCCCAGATGGAGCCGGACTGGTGGGTGAACATAATGACCTGGATGCCGTTGTCCGGCATGCATTCGGTCATCCGCTTGTAGGCCGCCACCATACCGCGCCGGAAGTTCTCATCGTCACCCTTGATCGCGAGGGAGCGGCGGCTATCCCAGACCCAATCGGCAAACTCAGGCGGCGGGTTCTTGCGGAGCCAGGCAATGAAGAACTCGAGGATTTCTTCATAGTTCACCGCGCTACCGTAAGGCGGGTCGGTAAGACAAATGTCCGGCGAGGCTAAAATATCGGCCGCGGGTTGGCAGACGACACTTGCAGGTCCGAGCGATACCGCTTCAGGCAGCGGGGCTCCGAACAGTTGGAGG includes:
- a CDS encoding DUF4062 domain-containing protein produces the protein MATTSIFISSVQKELAEERRAVKAFVEGDALLRRYFTAFLFEDLPAADRRADEVYLDEVDRCAIYVGLFGNDYGHEDKDGVSPTEREFDRATLRAKPRLIFVRGTDDKVRHKKMRTLVRKAGDQLIRRRFGSIPDLTAALYASLVDYLEREGSLRTRPFDASICPGSTLADLSEEKLRWFLSRARRERQFALAENTPPQEALAHLNLLDGGMPTHAAVLLFGRQPQRFLLTSEVKCMHFHGTEIRKPIPSYQIYKGTVFDLVDQATDFVMSKITRTVGTRAQGPEAPVEYELPERAVAEAIVNAVAHRDYASNASVQVSLFSDRLEIWNPGELPPPLTMERLRVPHPSIPRNPLIADPLFLARYIEKAGTGTLDMIALLREAGLPEPEFRQDGGMFVQTLWRNWLTAKVMEALALDERQREVIQLVRRSGRISNTEYQDAFSVSKPTATRDLEVLRRKQVLVKVGRTGKGTHYVLNPKGLTKGSKGSSTPKGSHTAQRTPGAGDAAAAKPRKKQSIPTVKRSMKGTKG